A window from Temnothorax longispinosus isolate EJ_2023e chromosome 1, Tlon_JGU_v1, whole genome shotgun sequence encodes these proteins:
- the LOC139818478 gene encoding odorant receptor 4-like isoform X1: MKVENTVSKAIEIFLRIFGMWPTTSCILLRRLFWTVMLIIEQVYQYRYIIMHFELSEILDIMKVLSSAMTYTIFFIKLVIFWYKQRTFNSILTMMAIDWENRSNTKFSMSATTYNAKLSQRFANMTVILYLISIIFFSSDIFVKRADDEIASNISTPILILEMDLPFDVNRRFVYESVIIVQFLHLILCAEAVGLLNALLINLVLHISGQIDILRKSMTEIFPKEGKCNPSRSVVKEIIKKHQKVIIFSEHIEDLYSYIALVLFVSDTLIICCLGFAIVASIDQPNASKIILRSLLFYFDTNLEAFIFCFAGEHLSDKSKSIGDAAYNSLWYESNSRHGQTILFLIMRTQNQLTITIGKIMNLSLDRFGSILKASVSYISVLLAMY; the protein is encoded by the exons atgAAAGTGGAGAATACAGTTAGCAAAgcgatagaaatttttttacgaatttttgGCATGTGGCCGACTACATCGTGCATTTTATTACGTAGACTGTTCTGGACCGTCATGCTCATAATCGAGCAAGTCTATCAATATCGATATATCATAATGCATTTCGAATTATCCGAGATTCTTGACATAATGAAAGTTTTGAGTTCAGCAATGACgtatacgatattttttattaaacttgtTATTTTTTGGTATAAGCAACG AACGTTCAACAGTATATTAACGATGATGGCGATCGACTGGGAAAATAGATCCAACACGAAATTCAGTATGTCAGCGACGACGTACAATGCCAAACTGTCGCAGCGCTTTGCTAACATGACGGTGATTCTCTATTtgatatcgataattttttttagcagtGATATCTTTGTAAAACGCGCGGATGATGAAATAGCCTCCAACATTTCCACACCAATACTCATTCTTGAGATGGATTTGCCATTTGACGTTAATCGAAGATTTGTATATGAATCGGTCATAATTGTTCAATTTCTACATTTGATATTGTGTGCCGAAGCAGTCGGTTTATTAAATGCTCTTCTCATAAATCTG GTATTGCACATAAGCGGTCAAATCGATATTCTTCGTAAGAGCATGACGGAAATTTTTCCAAAGGAAGGAAAGTGCAATCCGAGTCGATCTGtggtaaaagaaataataaaaaaacatcagAAAGTTATCATCTTTTCAGAGCATATCGAAGATCTATACTCGTATATCGCGTTGGTATTATTTGTATCGGATACTTTGATTATTTGCTGCTTGGGTTTTGCAATTGTTGCG tcGATCGATCAACCGAATGcttcaaaaattatacttaGGTCTCTCTTATTTTACTTTGATACGAATCTGGAAGCGTTCATATTCTGTTTCGCTGGAGAACACTTGAGCGACAAG AGCAAGAGCATTGGAGATGCTGCGTACAATTCTCTCTGGTACGAATCAAATTCCAGACACGGTCAAACTATATTGTTCTTAATAATGAGGACGCAAAATCAATTAACCATTACAATTGGAAAGATAATGAATTTGTCCCTAGACCGATTTGGAAGT ATTTTAAAGGCTTCGGTATCCTATATATCGGTTCTACTTGCAATGTATTGA
- the LOC139818478 gene encoding odorant receptor 10-like isoform X2, with translation MDLPFDVNRRFVYESVIIVQFLHLILCAEAVGLLNALLINLVLHISGQIDILRKSMTEIFPKEGKCNPSRSVVKEIIKKHQKVIIFSEHIEDLYSYIALVLFVSDTLIICCLGFAIVASIDQPNASKIILRSLLFYFDTNLEAFIFCFAGEHLSDKSKSIGDAAYNSLWYESNSRHGQTILFLIMRTQNQLTITIGKIMNLSLDRFGSILKASVSYISVLLAMY, from the exons ATGGATTTGCCATTTGACGTTAATCGAAGATTTGTATATGAATCGGTCATAATTGTTCAATTTCTACATTTGATATTGTGTGCCGAAGCAGTCGGTTTATTAAATGCTCTTCTCATAAATCTG GTATTGCACATAAGCGGTCAAATCGATATTCTTCGTAAGAGCATGACGGAAATTTTTCCAAAGGAAGGAAAGTGCAATCCGAGTCGATCTGtggtaaaagaaataataaaaaaacatcagAAAGTTATCATCTTTTCAGAGCATATCGAAGATCTATACTCGTATATCGCGTTGGTATTATTTGTATCGGATACTTTGATTATTTGCTGCTTGGGTTTTGCAATTGTTGCG tcGATCGATCAACCGAATGcttcaaaaattatacttaGGTCTCTCTTATTTTACTTTGATACGAATCTGGAAGCGTTCATATTCTGTTTCGCTGGAGAACACTTGAGCGACAAG AGCAAGAGCATTGGAGATGCTGCGTACAATTCTCTCTGGTACGAATCAAATTCCAGACACGGTCAAACTATATTGTTCTTAATAATGAGGACGCAAAATCAATTAACCATTACAATTGGAAAGATAATGAATTTGTCCCTAGACCGATTTGGAAGT ATTTTAAAGGCTTCGGTATCCTATATATCGGTTCTACTTGCAATGTATTGA
- the LOC139818281 gene encoding uncharacterized protein, with product MKVENTVSKAIEICLRIFGIWPTTSCILLRRLFWIFTLVIEQALQYRYIVKHFYLIEFSEIMIIFSITMAYTILLFKLVIFWYKQRTFNKILMMMTIDWEKCSRTNFSMFTTTSNVKLSQRFANMTVILYSTSIILYSTFIILFSYNVFVKTADDGITFNVSTQLLILDMDLPFDVNRRFVYESVMIVQFFHLLLSANVVGLLNAFLITLILHISGQIDILRKSLIEIFPKKKKLSPSHFMINRIIKKHQKIITFSQHIEDLYSYISMVLFVSDTLLICCLGFTMVTSIGRPDAFNSIIKTVLFYFLMNSEAFIFCFAGEYLSTKSKSIGDAAYNSTWYELDSRDSRIILLLIMRSQNQLTITVGKIMNLSLEQFSNIIKTSASYLSILLAMY from the exons atgAAAGTGGAGAATACAGTTAGCAAAGCGATAGAAATTTGTCTACGAATTTTTGGCATATGGCCGACTACATCGTGCATTTTATTACGTCGACTGTTCTGGATTTTCACGCTCGTAATCGAGCAAGCTCTTCAATATCGATATATCGTAAAGCACTTTTATTTGATCGAGTTTTCCGagataatgattatttttagtataacAATGGCatacacgatattattatttaaacttgtCATTTTTTGGTATAAGCAGCG AACGTTCAACAAGATATTAATGATGATGACGATTGATTGGGAAAAGTGTTCCAGGACGAATTTCAGCATGTTTACGACAACGAGCAATGTCAAACTGTCGCAGCGCTTCGCTAACATGACGGTGATTCTTTATTCGACATCTATAATCCTTTATTCgacatttataattctttttagcTACAATGTCTTCGTAAAAACCGCGGATGATGGCATCACCTTCAACGTTTCCACACAATTACTAATTCTAGACATGGATTTGCCATTTGACGTTAATCGAAGATTCGTATATGAATCCGTCATGATtgtgcaattttttcatttgctGTTGTCTGCTAACGTAGTGGGTTTATTAAATGCTTTCCTCATAACTCTG atattgcATATAAGTGGACAAATCGATATTCTTCGCAAAAGTTtgatagaaatttttccaaagaaaaagaagctcAGCCCGAGTCATTTTAtgataaacagaataataaaaaaacaccaGAAAATTATCACCTTTTCACAGCATATCGAAGATCTATATTCGTATATCTCAATGGTGCTTTTTGTATCGGATACTTTGCTTATCTGCTGCTTGGGTTTTACAATGGTCACg tCGATTGGTCGACCCGATGCTTTCAACAGTATAATCAAGACTgtcttattttactttcttatgAATTCGGAAGCGTTCATATTTTGTTTCGCTGGAGAATATTTGAGCACTAAG AGTAAAAGCATTGGAGATGCTGCATATAATTCCACCTGGTATGAATTAGATTCCAGAGATAGTCGAATTATATTGCTCTTAATAATGAGGTCGCAAAATCAATTAACCATTACAGTTGGAAAGATAATGAATTTATCTCTAGAGCAATTTAGCAAT ATTATAAAGACTTCGGCTTCTTACTTATCGATTCTACTTGCGATGTATTAA